The Catellatospora citrea DNA segment CGGCCGACCACGATGGACAGTTGCGTCGCGGGAAAGTCCGCGGGCAGCACACACTTGACGTACTGGCCCGCGCCGCCGGAGCCGCCGCCCGCGCCGCCGCCGCCGGAGCTGCCCCCGGCCCCGCCGCCACCGCCCCGGCCGAACAGCGACTTGCCGCCGCCACCGCCGCCGCCACCGGCTCCACCGCCGTTGCCGCCGCCACCGCCGCCGCCCGCGCCCCACAGCTCCAGCGTCACCTCGACACCGGCGGGCACGTCGAACGTGTACGTGCCCGCGGTGTCGTAGACCTGCTCACCGGCGAGGGCGGCGCTCCAGGAGGGCGCACCGCCCGCCGCCGTTCCCGCGAGCAGCGCCACGGACAGTGCGGCCACTCGATACGACTTTTTCACTACATGTCACCTTTCCTAGGATCGACCAGATCCTACGGAGGCGACCTCCTCGCACCGCCCTTCGCCACGCCCGTGACCTGCGAAAACACCTGCCGCGAGCGTGTCGGGTCGGCTACATCGTGACGGCCGTGCCGGTGACCGCGATGCCGCTGCCCGCGTCGGGGCCGATCTGGACGGTGAGCAGGCTGGGGCGGCCCATGTCGACGCCCTGGTGGACGGTGACCGTGGCGGGCGGCGTCACCAGACCCAGTTCGCGCAGGTAGCCGCCGAAGGCCGCGGCCGCCGCGCCGGTCGCCGGGTCCTCGACCACGCCACCCGGCGGGAACGGGTTGCGGGCGTGGAACACGTGCGCCGACTCCCGCCACACCAGGTCGACGGTGGTCCAGCCGCGCCGCGCCATGAGCGCCCCGAGCACGTCCATGTCGTAGTCCAGGTCGGACAGCCGCTGCCGGGTCGCGGCGGCGAGGACCGGGTGCCAGACTCCGGCGTACGCGAGCCGGGGCGGCAGCGCCGGATCCAGCTCGGCGGCGGACCAGCCCAGCGCGTCCAGCAGCGCGGCGAGATCGCCCTCGGCGAGCGGCGCGGTACGCGGTGCGACGCTGGTCAGCGTGGCCGTGGCGGTGCCGTCGGCGGCCCGGCGGGTGAGCACCTCGACGGTGCCCGCCTTCGTGTCGAAGGTCAGCGGGCCCGCGCCGTGCCGCTCGGCGTACGCCGCCGCGGCCGCGATGGTGGCGTGCCCGCAGAAGTCCACCTCGGCCAGCGGGCTGAAGTAGCGCACCTGGAACCGGTCGCCGCCGCGCGGCATGAGGAACGCCGTCTCGGAGTAGCCGACGTCCGCGGCGACGGCCAGCATGGCCGCGTCGTCGAGCGCGCTCGCGTCGAGCACGACGCCGGCGGGGTTGCCGCCGGCCGGGTCGGCGCTGAACGCCGCGTATCGCAAGATCTCCACAGGTCGACCGTACGCACCGGGGCGGTGCTCCCCCACGGCCAATTCGCGGCCGGTGGCTCCGCCGGGCTCAGTCCCGGGGCGGCGAGGCGGCCAGCCGGGCGTATTTGATCATCAGTGGGCGCAGGCCGCGCTTCTCGTACACCCGCTGCGCGCCGACGTTGGCCGCCAGCGTGCCGATGTAGAGGTCACCGATGCCGAGGGCAGCGAGCCGGTCGTCGACGGCGTCGAGCAGCAGGGTGCCGACACCCCGGCCGCGGTGGCTCGCCGCCACGGACAGCGACTCCAGTTCGGCGATCCGGTCGCCGGACACCCAGGTGTCGTCCGGGCCCGCGAACACGTGCACGAAGGCGTAGCCCACCAGCTCCGCGCCGTCCTCGGCCAGCAGCACGAACGACCCCGGCTCGGTGATCCACTGACGGTACAGGTCACGGCGCAGCTGCCAGGACCGCTCGTCCGGGTACATGGCCAGGTCCGGCGCGACCTCGCGGTGGTGGCGGTGCATCGCCAGCCACAGCGGCTCCAGCCCGTCGACGGCCTCCGCGCCGGCCAGGCGGATCGTCACCCCGTTGTCCTCCATGAACGACAACGCTACCGAAGGCGCGGTCCGCCTCGGCGGCTTCGCTCAGGACCGGCCGGTCAGGGCGCAGTTCTTGGCGGCCAGGCCCTCCTGCCACTCGACGTCCGGGCCGTGCGGCTCCGGCAGGTCGTCGCGGCGCTGCTGGCGGGGCTGATCGAGATACACGGTGGACTCGCCGCGCCAGGTCACGGCCCGCACGGGCACCGGCCAGCCGCCGGTCGGCACCCGCGCGCAGTCGGTGACTTGGTACACCAGGGTGACCCGCACGGATTCGCCCGGCAGGAGCAACACCGGCACGCCGCCGACGCGCCGCAGTTCGAAACCCGGCCCGCTGCGGCCGACCTCGATGACGGTCACGTCGGTGAAGCCGTCGTTGTGCAGGGTGAACGTGATGCTCGGCGGGTCCCAGCCGTAGCCGTCGCCCTTCGCCCCGTTCTGCACCAGGTCGGGCGCGCCCAACCGCCAGACACCCCACGCCGCGACCAGGATCAGCGCCACCACCAGCAGCACCGTCGGCCGCACCCGCCCCGACGAGGGCGTGGCGGCCACCGTCACCTCGTCGTCCGACATCGGCCCACGATAACCTCCGCCATCCACCGCCGTCGTTTCCCATGTCGACCGATAGGACACCTGGCCGTGTCCGGATCCGGTCGCGCGCGATCACCGCTGAGCGACGACGATGTCCGGGTCATCCGTGCCGACGACGATGAACCCCGCGGCGGCCAGCTCGGCGTCGAATCCGGACTCCGTGGCGAGGTGGCCGTCGAAGACCTCGGTCTCCGCGCGTACCAGCGCGCCGTCGCGGCTGACCCGGTAGTCGAACTGCCACCGGACCCGGTCCGCGCCGACCGGCGTGGTGGTCACCTCACCGCTGTAGCGGTCACCGCCGAGCTGCCACGACGGCAGGTCGCGTCGGCCCGCGACGGCCCGGCTCGGCGGGCGCTGCACCACCAGCCGGCCCCCGCGCACCAGCGCCGTCGCGAGCGCGCGCAGCGCCGCGGCCCGGTCGGACAGGTCGAGCCCCGCCATGGTGTTCAGGCACCAGGCGAAGTCGGCCACGCCGACCAGGCCCAGGTCCTGGACTTTGCGGGCGTACACGCGGATCCGGGGCAGCACCTCGGTCTGCCCGGCGAGGCGGCTCAGCAGCACGGCCCGCATGC contains these protein-coding regions:
- a CDS encoding PhzF family phenazine biosynthesis protein — its product is MEILRYAAFSADPAGGNPAGVVLDASALDDAAMLAVAADVGYSETAFLMPRGGDRFQVRYFSPLAEVDFCGHATIAAAAAYAERHGAGPLTFDTKAGTVEVLTRRAADGTATATLTSVAPRTAPLAEGDLAALLDALGWSAAELDPALPPRLAYAGVWHPVLAAATRQRLSDLDYDMDVLGALMARRGWTTVDLVWRESAHVFHARNPFPPGGVVEDPATGAAAAAFGGYLRELGLVTPPATVTVHQGVDMGRPSLLTVQIGPDAGSGIAVTGTAVTM
- a CDS encoding class I SAM-dependent methyltransferase, whose product is MGQAYAVTAEFYDLLQATEHLAVTGRLLDRWLGRPEVGVLDVGAGTGLATNLLARRCAVTVHAVEPAASMRAVLLSRLAGQTEVLPRIRVYARKVQDLGLVGVADFAWCLNTMAGLDLSDRAAALRALATALVRGGRLVVQRPPSRAVAGRRDLPSWQLGGDRYSGEVTTTPVGADRVRWQFDYRVSRDGALVRAETEVFDGHLATESGFDAELAAAGFIVVGTDDPDIVVAQR
- a CDS encoding GNAT family N-acetyltransferase codes for the protein MEDNGVTIRLAGAEAVDGLEPLWLAMHRHHREVAPDLAMYPDERSWQLRRDLYRQWITEPGSFVLLAEDGAELVGYAFVHVFAGPDDTWVSGDRIAELESLSVAASHRGRGVGTLLLDAVDDRLAALGIGDLYIGTLAANVGAQRVYEKRGLRPLMIKYARLAASPPRD